A single window of Streptomyces sudanensis DNA harbors:
- a CDS encoding GNAT family N-acetyltransferase, whose protein sequence is MTPHPTASDPLVPRVLTEDDHPDWLRALRTGFLRPPTPSPEELAVRLPHQDFPRMRGVFDGGRCVATSRSFAQEVTAVGGAPVAASAVTNVSVSPTHRRRGLLGRMMTAELAEARERGDVLATLTAAEYPIYGRFGFGPATWCTEWKVDLRRAALDPRWSGPEDGGRVDLVDGEAVRELGPVLYDRARAVRHGMVSRSVHDWECRTGWNLAPGDPWTEPFHAVYRSASGEAEGYVTYAADGTWDEGRQPRNTLTVRDLIAVTPAAERALWQYVCAIDWVVFVRSGDRAPDDLLPMLLPDPRAARVVTHADMMWVRILDVVRALEARAYRAEGSLVLEVRDAAGPAGGRFRLDASPEGAACAPTAAAADLVLDVAELGALYLGDGSVSRLVALGRAEESVPGAAARADLLFGASRRAWCPDVF, encoded by the coding sequence ATGACGCCTCACCCCACCGCCTCCGACCCCCTCGTCCCGCGCGTCCTCACCGAGGACGACCACCCTGACTGGCTCCGCGCTCTGCGCACCGGCTTCCTGCGTCCGCCGACGCCCTCCCCGGAGGAGCTCGCGGTGCGGCTGCCCCACCAGGACTTCCCGCGGATGCGCGGGGTGTTCGACGGGGGCCGGTGCGTGGCGACGTCCCGGTCGTTCGCGCAGGAGGTGACGGCGGTCGGCGGCGCCCCCGTGGCGGCGAGCGCCGTGACGAACGTGTCCGTATCGCCGACGCACCGGCGCCGGGGCCTGCTCGGCCGGATGATGACCGCCGAACTCGCGGAGGCGAGGGAGCGCGGTGACGTCCTGGCGACGCTGACGGCCGCCGAGTACCCGATCTACGGGCGGTTCGGCTTCGGCCCGGCCACCTGGTGCACCGAGTGGAAGGTGGACCTGCGCCGCGCCGCGCTGGACCCGCGCTGGTCCGGCCCGGAGGACGGCGGCCGTGTCGACCTCGTCGACGGCGAGGCCGTCCGCGAACTGGGCCCGGTGCTGTACGACCGGGCGCGGGCCGTGCGCCACGGCATGGTGAGCCGCTCGGTGCACGACTGGGAGTGCCGCACCGGCTGGAACCTGGCGCCGGGCGACCCCTGGACCGAGCCGTTCCACGCGGTGTACCGCTCCGCGTCGGGGGAGGCGGAGGGGTACGTCACGTACGCCGCCGACGGGACGTGGGACGAGGGCAGGCAGCCGCGGAACACGCTGACGGTGCGCGACCTGATCGCGGTCACCCCGGCCGCCGAGCGGGCGCTGTGGCAGTACGTGTGCGCGATCGACTGGGTGGTGTTCGTGCGGAGCGGCGACCGCGCCCCCGACGACCTGCTGCCGATGCTCCTCCCGGACCCGCGGGCCGCCCGGGTGGTGACGCACGCGGACATGATGTGGGTGCGGATCCTCGACGTCGTACGGGCGTTGGAGGCGCGCGCGTACCGGGCGGAGGGGTCGCTGGTGCTGGAGGTGCGGGACGCCGCGGGGCCGGCCGGGGGCCGGTTCCGGCTGGACGCCTCCCCGGAGGGCGCCGCGTGCGCGCCGACGGCCGCGGCGGCGGACCTGGTGCTGGACGTGGCCGAACTGGGCGCGCTGTACCTGGGCGACGGGTCCGTGTCCCGGCTGGTGGCGCTGGGCCGGGCCGAGGAGTCGGTGCCGGGCGCGGCGGCGCGGGCGGACCTGCTGTTCGGGGCCTCGCGCCGGGCCTGGTGCCCGGACGTCTTCTGA
- the dtd gene encoding D-aminoacyl-tRNA deacylase, with protein sequence MRAVVQRVDGARVEVGGETIGEITGEGLCVLVGVTHDDTREEAARLARKLWGLRVLDGEKSCSDVDAPLLVVSQFTLYGDARKGRRPTWNAAAPGDVAEPLVDEVVARLREMGATVATGRFGAEMRVSLTNHGPFTVLIEV encoded by the coding sequence ATGCGAGCAGTGGTGCAGAGGGTCGACGGGGCGCGGGTCGAGGTCGGGGGCGAGACGATCGGGGAGATCACCGGCGAGGGGCTGTGCGTCCTGGTCGGCGTCACCCACGACGACACCCGGGAGGAGGCGGCGCGGCTGGCGCGGAAGCTGTGGGGCCTGCGGGTGCTGGACGGCGAGAAGTCCTGTTCGGACGTGGACGCGCCCCTGCTGGTGGTCTCCCAGTTCACCCTCTACGGGGACGCCCGGAAGGGCCGCCGCCCCACCTGGAACGCGGCGGCGCCCGGCGACGTGGCCGAGCCGCTGGTCGACGAGGTGGTGGCGCGGCTGCGGGAGATGGGGGCGACCGTGGCGACGGGCCGGTTCGGCGCGGAGATGCGGGTCTCCCTCACCAACCACGGCCCGTTCACGGTGCTCATCGAGGTCTGA
- a CDS encoding YgfZ/GcvT domain-containing protein, with the protein MQRPSPTSPLLSLPGAVPAEGRDEGVAAHYGDPFREQRALAAGSGLVDLSHRGVVTVGGEDRLAWLHLLLTQHVSELPPGRAADALILSANGHIEHALYLVDDGTTVWAHVEPGTREALLAYLESMRFFYRVEIADRTDDFAVVHLPAGSIAEAPEGTVVRETPHGRELFLPRGELEAYAAAHGPLAGILAYEALRVEEHRPRLGFETDHRTIPHEIGLIGRAVHLQKGCYRGQETVARVHNLGKPPRRLVFLHLDGSEVHLPQHGAPVRLAADGPDGRQLGFVTTAVRHHELGPIALALVKRNVPVDAPLVAGGTAAAQEPVVEP; encoded by the coding sequence ATGCAGCGACCTTCACCGACCAGCCCCCTGCTGTCCCTGCCCGGCGCCGTCCCCGCCGAGGGCCGGGACGAGGGCGTCGCCGCGCACTACGGCGACCCCTTCCGCGAGCAGCGGGCCCTCGCGGCGGGGAGCGGCCTCGTCGACCTCTCCCACCGGGGCGTCGTCACCGTCGGCGGCGAGGACCGGCTGGCCTGGCTCCACCTGCTGCTCACCCAGCACGTCAGCGAGCTGCCGCCCGGCCGCGCGGCCGACGCGCTGATCCTCTCCGCCAACGGCCACATCGAGCACGCCCTGTACCTCGTGGACGACGGCACGACGGTGTGGGCGCACGTCGAACCCGGCACGCGGGAGGCGCTCCTCGCCTACCTGGAGTCGATGAGGTTCTTCTACCGGGTCGAGATCGCCGACCGCACGGACGACTTCGCCGTGGTCCACCTCCCGGCCGGATCGATCGCCGAGGCCCCGGAGGGGACCGTCGTCCGGGAGACCCCGCACGGCCGGGAGCTGTTCCTGCCGCGCGGGGAGCTGGAGGCGTATGCCGCCGCGCACGGCCCGCTCGCCGGGATCCTCGCGTACGAGGCGCTGCGCGTGGAGGAGCACCGGCCGCGGCTCGGCTTCGAGACCGACCACCGCACGATCCCGCACGAGATCGGCCTCATCGGCCGGGCCGTCCACCTCCAGAAGGGCTGCTACCGGGGGCAGGAGACCGTCGCCCGCGTCCACAACCTGGGGAAGCCGCCGCGCCGCCTGGTCTTCCTGCACCTCGACGGCAGCGAGGTGCACCTGCCGCAGCACGGCGCGCCCGTGCGGCTTGCCGCCGACGGCCCGGACGGGCGGCAGCTCGGCTTCGTCACCACCGCGGTCCGCCACCACGAACTGGGCCCGATCGCCCTCGCGCTGGTGAAGCGGAACGTGCCGGTCGACGCGCCGCTCGTCGCCGGCGGGACGGCCGCGGCGCAGGAACCGGTGGTGGAGCCGTAG
- a CDS encoding Fur family transcriptional regulator, with product MVSTDWQSDLRQRGYRLTPQRQLVLEAVDELEHATPDDILTEVRKTASGVNISTVYRTLELLEELGLVSHAHLGHGAPTYHLADRHHHLHLVCRDCGGVIEADVSVAAEFTGKLLDAFGFDTDMKHFAIYGRCRDCTEKARAEAPDGGS from the coding sequence GTGGTGAGCACCGACTGGCAGAGCGACCTCCGGCAGCGCGGCTACCGGCTGACGCCGCAGCGCCAGCTCGTCCTGGAGGCGGTGGACGAGCTGGAGCACGCGACGCCCGACGACATCCTGACCGAGGTGCGCAAGACCGCCTCCGGCGTCAACATCTCCACCGTCTACCGGACCCTGGAGCTCCTGGAGGAGCTGGGCCTGGTGAGCCACGCCCACCTGGGGCACGGCGCGCCCACGTACCACCTCGCCGACCGCCACCACCACCTGCACCTGGTCTGCCGGGACTGCGGGGGCGTCATCGAGGCGGACGTGTCGGTCGCCGCCGAGTTCACCGGCAAGCTCCTCGACGCGTTCGGCTTCGACACCGACATGAAGCACTTCGCGATCTACGGCCGGTGCCGGGACTGCACGGAGAAGGCGCGGGCGGAGGCGCCGGACGGCGGGTCGTAG
- a CDS encoding FABP family protein: MIQIPSDLHPDLVPLAFLLGTWEGAGVSDFPGAEKCNFGQSVTFSHDGRDFIEYTSRTWVLDAEGGKVRPLESESGYWRIDKDRKVEVVMVRDQGIVEVWYGELADKKPQIDLATDAVARTAASGPYSGGKRLYGYVKSDLMWVGEKATPEVPLRPYMSAHLKKVVTPEEVEAMAKSLGDLPDDGIAFFR; the protein is encoded by the coding sequence ATGATCCAGATCCCGTCCGACCTGCACCCGGACCTCGTCCCCCTCGCGTTCCTCCTCGGCACGTGGGAGGGCGCGGGCGTCTCCGACTTCCCCGGCGCCGAGAAGTGCAACTTCGGCCAGTCCGTGACCTTCTCCCACGACGGCCGGGACTTCATCGAGTACACCTCCCGCACCTGGGTCCTGGACGCCGAAGGCGGCAAGGTCCGCCCACTGGAGAGCGAGAGCGGCTACTGGCGCATCGACAAGGACCGCAAGGTCGAGGTCGTCATGGTCCGCGACCAGGGCATCGTCGAGGTCTGGTACGGCGAGCTCGCCGACAAGAAGCCGCAGATCGACCTGGCGACCGACGCCGTCGCCCGCACCGCCGCCTCCGGCCCGTACAGCGGCGGCAAGCGGCTGTACGGGTACGTCAAGAGCGACCTGATGTGGGTCGGCGAGAAGGCCACCCCCGAGGTGCCGCTCCGCCCGTACATGTCGGCGCACCTGAAGAAGGTCGTCACGCCGGAGGAGGTCGAGGCCATGGCGAAGAGCCTGGGCGACCTGCCGGACGACGGGATCGCCTTCTTCCGGTAG
- a CDS encoding DsrE family protein, translating to MAKKLVIKVTAGADAPERCSQAFTLAAVAAASGVEVSLWLTGESSWFAVPGRAAGFELPHAAPLPDLIDSVRAAGRITLCTQCAARRDLTEEDLIEGVRIAGAQVFLSEVMEDGVQALVY from the coding sequence ATGGCGAAGAAGCTCGTGATCAAGGTGACCGCCGGGGCCGACGCCCCCGAGCGGTGCTCGCAGGCGTTCACCCTGGCGGCGGTCGCCGCGGCCAGCGGCGTCGAGGTCTCGCTGTGGCTGACCGGGGAGTCCTCCTGGTTCGCGGTACCGGGGAGGGCGGCCGGGTTCGAGCTGCCGCACGCCGCCCCGCTGCCCGACCTGATCGACTCGGTCCGGGCGGCCGGCCGGATCACGCTGTGCACCCAGTGCGCGGCCCGCCGGGACCTCACGGAGGAGGACCTGATCGAGGGCGTGCGGATCGCCGGCGCCCAGGTGTTCCTGAGCGAGGTCATGGAGGACGGGGTCCAGGCCCTCGTCTACTGA
- a CDS encoding DUF3099 domain-containing protein, with product MYARRRRAYFALMGTCLVLFVSAWAFVRLWSVEVAVGMVFAAMLLPPLAAWTANRRGPDDRWWDAPTGDRQSDEWWDELDGRKKPEP from the coding sequence GTGTACGCACGTCGCCGACGCGCCTACTTCGCACTGATGGGGACCTGCCTCGTCCTCTTCGTCAGCGCGTGGGCCTTCGTGCGGCTGTGGTCCGTGGAGGTGGCCGTGGGCATGGTCTTCGCGGCGATGCTCCTGCCGCCGCTCGCCGCGTGGACGGCCAACCGGCGGGGGCCGGACGACCGCTGGTGGGACGCTCCGACCGGCGACCGGCAGTCCGACGAGTGGTGGGACGAACTGGACGGCAGGAAGAAACCGGAACCGTAG
- a CDS encoding DUF1416 domain-containing protein — translation MCGAKAGGPDASSIKPGETTIQGQVTRDGEPVTGYVRLLDSTGEFTAEVPTSATGQFRFYAAEGTWTVRALVPGATADRRVVVETGGLAEVAIAV, via the coding sequence ATGTGTGGAGCCAAGGCAGGCGGCCCCGACGCCTCCTCGATCAAGCCCGGTGAGACGACCATCCAGGGGCAGGTGACCCGCGACGGCGAGCCCGTGACCGGCTACGTCCGGCTGCTCGACTCGACCGGCGAGTTCACCGCCGAGGTCCCCACCTCCGCGACCGGCCAGTTCCGGTTCTACGCGGCGGAGGGCACCTGGACCGTCCGCGCCCTCGTGCCGGGCGCCACGGCGGACCGCAGGGTCGTCGTGGAGACGGGCGGCCTTGCCGAGGTCGCGATCGCCGTCTGA
- a CDS encoding sulfurtransferase — protein sequence MSRSDVLVDADWVEAHLDDPKVVLVEVDEDTSAYDRNHIRNAVRIDWRQDLQDPVRRDFVDQEGFEKLLSAKGIANDDTVVLYGGNNNWFAAYAYWYFKLYGHEDVRLLDGGRKKWELDARDLVDGSEVPNRPATEYKAGAQDTSIRAFRDDVVAAIGNLNLVDVRSPDEFSGKLLAPAHLPQEQSQRPGHVPGARNIPWSKNANDDGTFKSDEELRALYAAEQVDLSKDTIAYCRIGERSALTWFVLHELLGQENVRNYDGSWTEYGSLVGVPIELGPAK from the coding sequence ATGAGCCGCAGCGACGTCCTGGTAGACGCCGACTGGGTCGAGGCCCACCTCGACGACCCGAAGGTCGTCCTCGTGGAGGTCGACGAGGACACGTCGGCCTACGACAGGAACCACATCAGGAACGCCGTCCGGATCGACTGGCGCCAGGACCTCCAGGACCCGGTCCGCCGCGACTTCGTCGACCAGGAGGGCTTCGAGAAGCTGCTGTCCGCGAAGGGCATCGCCAACGACGACACCGTCGTCCTCTACGGCGGCAACAACAACTGGTTCGCCGCGTACGCCTACTGGTACTTCAAGCTGTACGGCCACGAGGACGTCAGGCTCCTCGACGGCGGCCGGAAGAAGTGGGAGCTCGACGCCCGCGACCTGGTCGACGGCTCCGAGGTCCCGAACCGCCCGGCCACCGAGTACAAGGCGGGGGCCCAGGACACCTCGATCCGCGCCTTCCGCGACGACGTCGTGGCCGCCATCGGCAACCTGAACCTGGTCGACGTCCGCTCGCCCGACGAGTTCAGCGGCAAGCTCCTCGCCCCGGCGCACCTGCCGCAGGAGCAGTCGCAGCGCCCCGGCCACGTGCCGGGCGCCCGCAACATCCCGTGGTCCAAGAACGCCAACGACGACGGCACGTTCAAGTCGGACGAGGAACTGAGGGCGCTCTACGCCGCCGAGCAGGTGGACCTGTCGAAGGACACCATCGCCTACTGCCGCATCGGCGAGCGCTCCGCGCTGACGTGGTTCGTCCTGCACGAGCTGCTCGGCCAGGAGAACGTCAGGAACTACGACGGCTCGTGGACCGAGTACGGCTCCCTCGTCGGCGTGCCGATCGAGCTCGGCCCCGCCAAGTGA
- a CDS encoding putative leader peptide, with the protein MTKRRADLTKRRAVDLCRVAAMLCRTV; encoded by the coding sequence ATGACGAAGCGACGGGCGGACCTCACGAAGCGGCGGGCAGTAGACCTGTGCCGCGTCGCCGCCATGCTCTGTCGCACCGTCTGA
- a CDS encoding DUF2993 domain-containing protein, whose amino-acid sequence MRALRTLLIIAVVLGGLFTIADRLAVAAAESEAADRIRARQGLSATPDVSIRGFPFLTQVLGGELDRVDVAMTGVEATAGGRKVRVGELGAELHGVRLENGYSRAVAASATGTARISYEELRKASDHDVVLGYGGNGKLKVTGTVEVLGRTLTRSVLSTVSVVDGDTLRVRADSVPGEGIPGVEELVRKRTDFDREVKGFPAGLTIRKVEAAPDGLKITVVGRDVVLAG is encoded by the coding sequence ATGCGAGCACTGCGCACACTGTTGATCATCGCCGTCGTCCTCGGCGGACTCTTCACGATCGCCGACCGGCTGGCGGTCGCCGCCGCCGAGTCGGAGGCCGCCGACCGGATCCGCGCCCGGCAGGGGCTGTCCGCCACGCCGGACGTGTCGATCCGCGGCTTCCCGTTCCTGACGCAGGTCCTCGGCGGGGAACTGGACCGGGTCGACGTGGCGATGACCGGCGTCGAGGCGACGGCGGGCGGCCGGAAGGTCCGGGTCGGCGAGCTGGGCGCCGAGTTGCACGGCGTGCGGCTGGAGAACGGCTACTCGCGCGCGGTCGCCGCCTCCGCGACGGGCACGGCCCGCATCTCGTACGAGGAACTGCGCAAGGCGTCCGACCACGACGTCGTCCTCGGCTACGGCGGCAACGGCAAGCTGAAGGTCACCGGCACCGTCGAGGTGCTGGGCCGGACGCTGACGCGCAGCGTGCTGTCCACGGTGAGCGTCGTCGACGGCGACACGCTGCGGGTGCGGGCCGACAGCGTGCCGGGCGAGGGCATCCCCGGCGTCGAGGAACTGGTCCGCAAGCGGACCGACTTCGACCGCGAGGTGAAGGGCTTCCCGGCAGGGCTGACCATCCGGAAGGTCGAGGCCGCCCCCGACGGCCTCAAGATCACGGTGGTGGGCCGGGACGTGGTCCTGGCCGGCTGA